In Salminus brasiliensis chromosome 24, fSalBra1.hap2, whole genome shotgun sequence, one genomic interval encodes:
- the LOC140547204 gene encoding microtubule-associated tumor suppressor 1 homolog A-like, producing the protein MTTYRIEGLTTLGLDGPLVEQVIEAKGGLNVLMDRGCAHVDADTHSCQGGLTDRFVVSVLQREEALKQKKDASVQLRNLREELTHSVSCCERLQKEKEEVCVALEAAVLKLQQQHQEELAQLEETLRDFYSAEWDKTHQAYQEEADKYRALMQQQVEELRSKQEALRKEQQVTHAQEMEALRQGYEATLAELRRTHQRDLQELDGTLKQSEASMNEKIENLRAENEAMNAKLREEEERRKALAEKGQKDPHLVYLEQELESLKVVLEIKTSKLHEQDKKIMQMDKLMENNGKLEECLKKLQQENEDYKARMDKHAALSRQLSTEQAVLQQTLQMESKVNKRLSMENEELLWKLHNGDLSSPRRLSPTSPFHSPRNSASFPSAPVSPR; encoded by the exons atgaccacctaccggATAGAGGGACTCaccacccttggcttggatgGCCCCCTTGTGGAGCAGGTCATAGAGGCCAAGGGTGGTCTTAATGTTCTGATGGACCGTGGCTGTGCGCACGTGGACGCCGACACACACTCCTGCC AGGGGGGCTTGACTGACAGGTTTGTTGTTTCTGTCCTGCAGAGAGAAGAAGCTCTGAAGCAGAAGAAAGACGCTTCTGTCCAGCTCAGGAACCTCCGGGAGGAACTCA CTCACTCGGTGTCGTGCTGCGAGCGGCTgcagaaggagaaggaggaggtatGTGTGGCGCTGGAGGCGGCCGTGCTgaagctccagcagcagcaccaggAGGAGCTCGCTCAGCTGGAGGAGACCCTCAGAGACTTCTACTCAGCAGAATGGGACAAGACCCACCAGGCCTACCAGGAGGAGGCCGACAAGTACAGGGCGCTCATGCAGCAGCAG GTGGAGGAGCTGAGGAGCAAACAGGAAGCTCTGAGGAAAGAACAGCAGGTGACACACGCTCAGGAGATGGAGGCGCTGAGGCAGGGGTACGAGGCGACGCTAGCAG AACTCAGGAGGACCCACCAGAGGGACCTGCAGGAACTGGACGGTACCCTCAAACAGTCCGAGGCTTCAATGAAC GAGAAGATTGAGAACCTGAGGGCGGAGAACGAAGCTATGAACGCCAaactgagagaggaagaggagaggaggaaggcTCTCGCAGAAAAAGGCCAG AAGGACCCTCACCTGGTGTATCTGGAGCAGGAGCTGGAGAGCCTGAAGGTGGTGCTGGAGATTAAAACCAGTAAGCTGCACGAGCAGGACAAGAAGATCATGCAGATGGACAAGCTG ATGGAGAACAACGGAAAGCTGGAGGAATGTCTGAAGAAGCTCCAGCAGGAGAACGAAGACTACAAGGCCCGCATGGACAAACACGCCGCCCTGTCCAG GCAGTTGTCCACAGAGCAGGCCGTGCTCCAGCAGACCCTCCAGATGGAGTCGAAGGTCAACAAGCGTCTCTCCATGGAGAACGAGGAGCTGCTATGGAAACTCCACAACGGCGACCTCAGCAGCCCGCGGCGCCTCTCGCCCACCTCGCCCTTCCACTCGCCCCGGAACTCCGCCTCCTTCCCCAGCGCCCCCGTATCGCCcagataa